In the genome of Cryptomeria japonica chromosome 8, Sugi_1.0, whole genome shotgun sequence, one region contains:
- the LOC131053626 gene encoding putative leucine-rich repeat receptor-like serine/threonine-protein kinase At2g24130, whose protein sequence is MKMKMMMMLPLLLFLSLSLLPPHMAESSNHSDEAALMAFKAAISLDPYNSLLHWNTNHTFCNWPAITCSSLRQRVVSLNLTGMGLFGPISPFLGNLSFLRVLDLKNNSFQGHIPYQIGRLFRLRWLRLSLNNLSGSIPPEFSLLSNLDALGLGANELTGIIPSFLGNMSFLNILDLSKNTLQSGIPAELGMLSQLYWFNLGFNNLTGLIPVALSNCTRLQILELCANNLNGPVPWEFGRLSELQHVYLWQNQLSGEIPRSVGNWTQLEMLGLEDNQLSGTLPLEFGQMQQLSLLSLWENQFVSGSSGLPILTVLTNCSSLKSLQLSFNHLTGVVPTSVGRLSNSLSILALGANEFEGNIPEEIGNLTNLATLELTANRFNGTIPSALGKLPNLERLILSRNNLQGRIPESFGQSIRLGLLSLSENMLSGQIPDSLGELPQLRGLHLDHNQLSGKIPASLGRCQTLDTVDFSHNKLTGNMPPEVAGLQNLQFYFNVSSNFLQGSILEMSKMVMVLAIDLSQNNFSGVIPSALASCKGLEHLNLSWNAFEGPIPASLADLQNLQDMDLSRNNLSGMIPVTFKKMKMLRHLNLSSNQLTGEVPKEGAFATLDASEVMGNLGLCGGWINLPPCSHTNHKQPSVSKKVIIPVTVGIAILIMSLLLVVFSYILCRHSSTPALNVWPPKISYEELVDATGGFSDENLLGIGSFGSVYKGILKNGTNIAVKVLKLQDQHAHQSFTRECNALKRVRHHNVIKIISACSNLDFKALILPFMSNGSLERWLYHSEGGRCRLNLSDRIRIAMEIAEGMTYLHHYCFVQVIHCDLKPNNVLLGDDMTSYIADFGLSNIIFGNSMDSLTSTDALQGSIGYIAPEYGIGGKLTTKGDVYSYGILILELLTRRRPIDDMFTEGINLQKWIEMHFPNRISDVVDNCLLIDAHESGTSVVIECLTQFIQIGLFCTRESPQERPDMTEIVDRLNTIRGAFLGTPKTPQLPIDISPFLDNTRGINMTGSGNNEGSSTSTS, encoded by the exons atgaagatgaagatgatgatgatgcttcctCTGctactctttctctctctctctctgctgccTCCTCACATGGCAGAGTCTTCCAATCATTCTGATGAAGCAGCTCTCATGGCTTTCAAAGCTGCTATCTCTCTCGATCCATATAATTCCTTACTCCATTGGAACACCAATCACACCTTCTGTAATTGGCCTGCCATTACATGCTCTTCTCTTCGACAGCGTGTGGTTTCCTTGAATCTCACTGGTATGGGATTATTTGGCCCCATCTCTCCCTTTCTGGGAAATCTTTCCTTCCTTAGAGTTCTTGATCTCAAAAATAATAGCTTCCAGGGCCACATTCCATATCAGATTGGAAGGCTATTTCGCTTGAGATGGCTTCGGTTGTCTCTTAACAATTTAAGTGGAAGCATTCCACCTGAATTTAGTCTCCTTTCAAATTTAGATGCCCTAGGATTAGGAGCAAACGAATTGACAGGTATTATCCCATCTTTCTTAGGAAACATGTCCTTTTTAAATATCCTTGACTTGTCCAAAAATACACTCCAAAGTGGTATTCCTGCTGAGCTAGGTATGCTTAGTCAGCTATACTGGTTTAATCTTGGCTTCAATAACTTAACAGGGTTGATCCCCGTTGCCCTTTCAAATTGCACTCGTCTCCAAATTTTGGAGCTCTGTGCTAACAACTTAAACGGCCCAGTTCCATGGGAGTTTGGAAGGCTGTCAGAGTTGCAACATGTGTATTTATGGCAAAATCAACTCAGTGGAGAAATACCCCGCTCAGTGGGGAATTGGACTCAGCTGGAAATGCTGGGTTTGGAAGACAACCAACTGAGCGGCACACTGCCCCTGGAATTCGGTCAAATGCAGCAGCTCAGTCTGCTTAGTTTGTGGGAAAATCAATTTGTGAGTGGAAGCAGTGGTTTGCCTATTCTAACAGTGTTAACTAATTGCTCCAGCTTGAAAAGTCTTCAGTTGTCATTTAATCATCTCACTGGCGTCGTGCCCACTTCAGTTGGCCGCCTTTCAAATTCACTCTCTATTTTAGCCTTAGGGGCAAATGAATTTGAGGGAAACATACCAGAAGAGATTGGTAACCTCACAAATTTAGCGACATTAGAGCTAACTGCAAACCGATTCAATGGGACCATTCCATCTGCACTCGGCAAACTTCCAAATCTGGAAAGATTAATTCTGTCGAGAAATAATTTACAGGGAAGAATTCCAGAAAGTTTTGGACAATCAATAAGGCTTGGATTGTTGTCACTCAGTGAGAATATGCTTTCAGGCCAAATTCCAGATAGTCTTGGCGAGCTTCCACAATTAAGAGGCCTTCATCTTGATCACAATCAACTATCAGGTAAAATACCTGCCAGTTTAGGGAGATGTCAGACATTGGACACGGTGGACTTTTCCCACAACAAACTAACAGGAAACATGCCTCCTGAAGTTGCAGGTCTTCAAAATCTCCAGTTTTATTTCAATGTTTCCAGCAATTTCCTGCAAGGTTCTATTTTGGAAATGAGTAAAATGGTTATGGTTTTAGCTATAGATCTTTCTCAAAACAATTTCTCGGGTGTCATTCCTAGTGCACTAGCAAGCTGCAAGGGTTTGGAACATCTAAATCTTTCTTGGAATGCATTTGAGGGGCCAATCCCTGCATCACTAGCAGATCTGCAAAATCTGCAGGACATGGATCTTTCTCGCAATAATTTGTCAGGTATGATACCGGTGACTTTCAAAAAGATGAAAATGCTCCGACATCTCAATCTCTCTTCAAACCAGTTGACTGGAGAGGTCCCAAAGGAAGGAGCTTTCGCAACACTCGATGCCTCAGAAGTTATGGGAAATCTTGGCCTCTGTGGTGGATGGATAAACTTGCCACCGTGCTCTCATACCAATCACAAACAGCCATCTGTCTCCAAAAAGGTGATTATTCCTGTCACAGTAGGCATTGCAATTTTGATCATGtctcttctattggtagtattttcTTATATATTATGTAGACATTCTAGTACCCCTGCTCTCAATGTATGGCCTCCAAAAATTTCATATGAAGAACTTGTAGATGCAACTGGTGGGTTTAGTGATGAAAATCTTTTAGGAATTGGTAGCTTTGGGTCAGTTTATAAAGGAATTCTAAAGAATGGTACAAATATTGCTGTTAAAGTTCTCAAGTTGCAAGATCAACATGCTCACCAAAGTTTTACTAGAGAATGCAATGCATTAAAGAGAGTTCGACATCACAATGTAATAAAAATAATTTCAGCATGCTCTAATCTTGATTTCAAAGCCTTAATTCTTCCATTCATGTCAAATGGAAGTTTAGAGAGATGGTTGTATCATTCAGAAGGAGGTAGATGCAGATTAAATTTGAGTGATCGAATAAGGATAGCAATGGAGATAGCAGAAGGAATGACATATCTTCACCATTATTGCTTTGTTCAAGTGATTCACTGCGACCTCAAGCCCAATAATGTCCTGTTAGGAGATGACATGACTTCATACATAGCAGATTTTGGCCTTTCCAATATTATTTTTGGCAATTCCATGGATTCTTTGACTTCTACAGATGCACTTCAAGGATCTATTGGCTACATTGCACCAG AATATGGAATAGGTGGAAAGCTTACTACAAAAGGAGATGTATATAGTTATGGAATTTTAATTCTAGAGTTGTTGACAAGGAGGAGACCAATAGATGATATGTTCACTGAAGGAATCAATCTACAAAAATGGATAGAAATGCATTTTCCAAATAGAATCTCAGATGTGGTGGATAATTGTTTGCTTATAGATGCTCATGAATCGGGGACATCAGTGGTAATAGAATGCCTTACTCAATTTATACAAATTGGGCTCTTTTGCACAAGGGAGTCACCTCAAGAGCGACCTGATATGACTGAGATAGTTGATAGATTAAATACAATCAGAGGTGCATTTCTTGGTACACCTAAAACTCCTCAATTACCAATAGACATCTCACCTTTTCTTGACAATACAAGAGGTATTAATATGACTGGTTCAGGGAACAATGAAGGTTCATCTACATCTACTTCCTAG